Sequence from the Nitrosopumilus maritimus SCM1 genome:
GATGATGTACAACAATAATCAAGTTCTGCTTTTATTTCTGCAGTGGTGTTAACATATCCAACTGCAATTGCTCCAGGATGTTGTTTTTTCCAATTTCTTAATTCATCAACAGTGATTGAATCAGATAGTGAGCATCCTGCTTCCAAGTCAGGTAAAATTACCTTTTTTTGAGGACTGATAATTGCAGCAGTTTCAGCCATAAAGTTCACACCACAAAAAAGAATTGTCTTTTGTGGAACTTTGGCTGCTTGTCTTGATAATCCTAATGAATCACCTGTAAAATCTGCCACATCTTGAACTTCAGGAATTTGATAATTATGTGCAAGTATAACCACGTCTTTTTCCTTCTTGAGACGTTCAATCTCTTCTTTGAGTTTTGAGGTTTGTTGTACGAGCATAAACCATAGAAAATTTGAGTGGTGGGGATTTAAAGAATGGGATCGCGCCTAGAATTTTCACATATGTTGGCAATAGTGGCAATTATTGCCATGTTATGTGCCAATTTGAATATCATCTGAACAGTATTTTTTCAGAGTTTCAATTGCAGACAAGATTGCCAATCTACTTGTCTTTGGATTATTTGAATCAGGAACATTTTCTATTGTAAAGGTCATCGTTCCGAACTTTCCTGAAGCCTCAATGTGGTGTGTGTTCTTGTCAGTATTTGGATCTGCAACAATTGTTACACTAGTTTTTTCACTACCAATTCCAGTTAGTGACAATAGTGCTGCAACGTTGATGTTTGCAGGAAATAGTGTAACAGCTTCTTTTGCAGTTCCTTTATACACGACAGTTGAAGAAGTAATTTCATCCAAGTTAATGTCAGAAGTCTCAAAGAATTTTGCACCTTTCAGAGAACGTGGATGTTTTGTTGTTGTGATAGATATGGATTCAAGTTCGTCTTTGACTGATTTTAATCCATCCAATCCTGCAATTGCACCAGAAGGAAGATAGATTGTTTTTTTAAAATCATTACATGCATCAGATAAAATATCATAAATTGATTCATCAAGTAACGCACCAACACTCATTATCATCAAGTCTTTTTTGTTTTGTATAACACTTAGTGCAACATCTTTTACTGCATTTTGTGATGCCGCCTCTACAACAATATCGATTGGTTGAGAAGATAAGAGATGAGAATTTTCAACGATTTCTGGTTTGTTTTTTAGTTTTTGAGTAAGGGAGAAGGATGCATCTTTTGATTCATCATATACATGGGTAAGAGTAGCAGGGAAATTTTCTGAATCAATTGCAAGAGCAATTTGAGTTCCCATTGAACCGCATCCAAGAAGAGCTATTCGTTTCAAACAGATTATCTAGGAATCATCACTTA
This genomic interval carries:
- a CDS encoding aspartate dehydrogenase — protein: MKRIALLGCGSMGTQIALAIDSENFPATLTHVYDESKDASFSLTQKLKNKPEIVENSHLLSSQPIDIVVEAASQNAVKDVALSVIQNKKDLMIMSVGALLDESIYDILSDACNDFKKTIYLPSGAIAGLDGLKSVKDELESISITTTKHPRSLKGAKFFETSDINLDEITSSTVVYKGTAKEAVTLFPANINVAALLSLTGIGSEKTSVTIVADPNTDKNTHHIEASGKFGTMTFTIENVPDSNNPKTSRLAILSAIETLKKYCSDDIQIGT